The segment ataacacttgatttaatatagaatttatgaatcattaaactaataacacctgattttaatatagatttgaaaatcacataaccaataacactatatttagtttggattttcaaatccattaaaatacaacaaccaataacaACTACTTAATATAAAAGTAATTAAATAAAGTATAATATGAataaaatatctttataaaatttaaattgtcttattaaaatttaaataaaatcaaattaagaaGTTAAACTAAacttaaataaacaaaaatacaaataattacattattgttttattttttaactaataaggttaaaatataaaaactgaaaaaattCTTTCATATAAAAcagtaatatttttaaacttattaTCTCCGCACATGGTGCATGAAAACTCCTAGTCTTTCTTTCtttgaaaagaagaaaataaaattttgtcttAGATTGTTATCAAAAGTACATATGCAAATTAGTTGTACCTAATAATATGTTTTCTTCACAGATAACTTAtgaacccttataaattattaactatatttacaaaacccttataaatatttaaattgttaattacttttttttcctttcacaACTTAAACGATTGTAGATTGATAGATGTTTCCTTGAGCAATCTCATAAGACATAATTTTGCTTCTACAATGGTGTGTGTAGTTCATGGACATTTATCTTGAGGATCCTATACTAGCAATATCCGTACAACACACCATACGAAGACACTAGCAAACTATACTATATTTTTCTACAGAAATTTgttatggagaagaagaagattgaatCAAAGATTGAATCAAAATGATTCTTGTCTTTTCTGGTGACTAAGAAAAAATTGGTTTGCGCAACAATTGAAGTGATGATAGAAGGTGAGAACTCATCAATCAAAAACTTTTCGTATAATAAGGAAGGGGCTAGTCTATCGttgtctctttttttctttatcttcCTGCTCTTCTCCCATGCCCGCTAGAAACCGCTAATAGTCATAGTGGGACCTCTCCTTTTATGTCTTTAAAAAATTCAAGTTATAGTCTAGCACCACTAGACCGAAGCTGTACACATTTTTGTGATGGAACACCATATTAAACATATTAAGGAGCAACTTCGTGTGACACTTGATGGCTTTATATATTGACTCAAATGATACCTTTAATCAAGGCGTACATTGACTCAAGTGGTTCCTTTATCAACACATATGTTGACTCTTAACCGATACATTTTTTTCTGAAGCGGTGCTTCCTGTAATTAGTTAAAGTCCAACAACCCTAATAAAGTTTAGCATCTGTTTTAAGGGACTTGAGCACATCCACTGATAAACAGACAAAACAAAGTGGATCCatgtctctttcttctttgtatTCCTCCTCCCAAGTTCGCtttttgaaaatgaaatatgcttcttcagatttttttttctcaagagAACTTGTATTTAGTCTTTATTTCTAGTATTCTATCTATCTTTTGAAATATGTGAAGCTACATATCTGATGGTGGTGTAATGGTGATAACGATGTCAACGGCGGGGGTCCATTCAAGCTTCAACCATGGTGTCTCATCCAAGCTCGATCCAATCAGCCGCATTCAGCTTCCTCGTGATGTCACATGACGATTGAATCCGGTCTGGAACATTCTCACTCCGGCTCAATTCAGCATTGTCGTGAATTTCATTCCTCTCTAACTTCCCTTCCAACTGTCACGAAAAGCTTGAAAGCAACAATGGCTAACTTTGGTGTTTTTGCACATCTGTGATACACTAAAATTGTGTCTTTTCTACTGCAAGCAAacagtgttgttgtaatatttgagATTCAATTCCAGAGAGGGCATTTCTTTCCCGCCTACTTGAGTAGCGCGTTGGATCTATTCTTAGGCAGCTTAATCGCGACCAGTTTACACTTTATTTCtatgggatcaatatcaagctaaaatAAATATGGGGATTTTAAAAGTAAGAAATCGTGAAGACAAGTAACATGACTTGATTTGGGTTTTAGATTAAAGagaatgctagcctagggtggtttaatcgggtgttaaacaagtgtgagccaaacaattattcaagttaaATTTAGCACTAGTCTAGAACTCTGATCACTTAAGATAGatcagcccactgtcgtggtgctTCAACTTTTTTCATTCAATCTCAGTAACTCAACTGTCGTTTAAACTGAGATGCGATGACACACATTAAGATCAAGTCTGATctgttcacaaaacaccctaacatCTATTTTCACTGGTTAGGGATGCAAGGCTCATTCATATCATGTCAACCTATATATTACACGATTAATGAGTAGAATAAACCTAAGTTCAGACATTAAAATATCAGATTAATGCAAGCAATAAGAGcagttatgaatgaagacaatcgataattaacttatttatgtttaactcacggatctaacaccctaacagCCTAGGTAAAATCCCGAAATATTAGAAGTTTCcataaaaatctctgccgctggaacatgcactcgggttgctccgcacGCTCAAGAACAACCTGCAAGGATGCTCCGCTCATGAAAATCTTCTATTCAGGTTCTTTCTGACTCTTTTGCTCCAGATGATCTTACTTTTCTCATATGAAACTCCAGACCTTtaatgactcgaaaaggactaagaatactcgataaagacttgaaaaccaattagaaaacatatatacaagatgtcaaaaacaccatatatcaatctGATCCctcaatttttgtttcatttcaaTTTTGTCCCTAATACTCTTTAAACGTGCATATTGCTTTTCAGTTTCGCCCTCAAACTTCCAAATTTACATTTATCCTTTGTGATATGCAAATGAATATACAAATGCAGTATATACACATAAAATGCAACCTAACATGAtctaaatgaacaaaaaaaagatatcaaaattattaaaatcataagatATGAAACGCGTACTTGCACATGAATCCCAAATGAATTACTCATCTTTATGCTAGAcgatttcaatttttattagaTTACTTTTGCAGTTTTGATAGAAAACGTAATTTTgcgattttaattaaaaattgattttaacAGTTTTTTACAGGAAAAATGATTTTCGCGAGCTTGACATGAAAACGTAATTTttcggttttaagtttttaactTGAAAATGTGATTTGAGGTATTAAtaggaaaacatgattttatggtacattactttaataatatacaGATGTACACATGCAAAGATGTACACATGTAATttttgtacacatgtacatatATGCACATATATGACAATTGTAAATCTTGATTATAATATTTCTCTAGTCATATTTAAGAATAAATTAATCTATTACAACTTCTAATGGTAAAATTTGGCGAATTTTTTTCAAACCGCTTGTTTCGTTGAAAACAACATCTCAAAttctagaagaaaaaaaatcaaaaccatttCCTATTATTTACAAATCAAAACTTTGTGTCTACAAATCAATGATTTGTAGCTACAAACATTTTTCAGAAAtgatgtacacatgtacatttatatatatgggGATAccttatgattttaataattcttaatctttaattttagtttatttaagttatttaagtgtttgttggggtcaaaattggtcacgacggaatcaatgtcggAAATTCTCAAGAAAATGTTTCTCTTTGAGGAAGAGATAAtaatagaaaagaaaagaaaagcggGAAAAACCTAAATCGAGTTTTGTAACAACTCCGAAAGGATTCACACGATAAGTCTTCGAGAAAGGTTACTCTAGGCCTCACATAAATGGATTCCAAACAACGAAACAACTATAAGGCACTATCCTCCAACTCGCCAAAGTGGGGAGTTGGACCAAACAGACCGTCCGACTCGCCCGTTCGGCGAGTTGGACCGAACAAGACGTCCAACTCTCCCATTCGGCGAGTTGGATCGAGCAAGTCGTCCAACTCGCCCGTTCAGCGAGTTGGATAGAACAAAACGTCCGACTCGCTCGTTTGTAGAGATGGTTCCCGAGTTCTAGGTTTGAGATCGATGTGTcgcgtgagagagagagagagagagagagagagagagagagagagagagagagagattaggaGAGTGAAACATAGAGAGATGTATGTGTGAGAGGAATCATGTGTGTGTGAGTAAGGAGCCGCACGATTGGACAAGGTTTGCAACAAAATTGGAGAGGATATAGACTTTGCAGATATGTTTCCCGGACTTCAAGATTACTCACATTCTACAAGCACAAAATCAGATTTCTGACTCTTTAGCTAGGACGGCAAGATCTTTCCATAGAAGATTTCACTTTGTTGGTTTTTTTATTCCGGTCTGGTTgaccagaccacctcaagtttgagtaagaGAATGGTCTTtcattgtcaaaaaaaaaaaagactactCTAAGACGTGTGAtctaacaatactaaaagcCAAAATACTGAATGGGGAGGCTATCCACATCAGATTAATAAATTGACCAATCaggaacatttttttttgacacaTCAGATAGGCTTCCGTGTGGGCTTCTACGTTTGGGCTTCAATCAATTTGTTATTGCCCAAATGACCCCATTTAGAAAACCAAACCTACGAAGGATGAATCTAACATTTTGTCTTCTCTGATTGAAAATCATATAAACTCAGTTCTAATCAATTCTCTTCTTACTCTCGTCAATCAATGTTCTCTTAAAGAGTTCGTTTCACCTCCCTCTTTTTCTCCTTCTTATATACTGTTCTTCTTTCCTTTCTCCAGACCAAAACCCTAGAACCGCTCTAAGCTCAAGCCGTGGCGATGAAAGCAAACGGAAAGTCCCCTGTCTCCTTCGCtaatgaagaaaaaataatgttcttcaAAGATGCCTCACCAGATCCCCATGAAACCCAGTTACAGCTACCGCTGAAGGTATTTCACGTAAGCATCTAATTGTCCCGTAACTGCAGTAATTGTTAGCATCTTATCCATGGGTCTCTATTAGAAGGGTTATATAAATGTCGACATAGACCCATGAACCATGTCGTTTCGTGAACCTTATTGTGATTTCGTGAGAGAAAATATGTGGTGGATTCTGAAACACTCAAAGTCTGCTTGATGTGTTGCTCAATGAATAGTGAGTGGTGTATTTGTTTGGGCAGGTGATATACGGTGACTTCAGATCTTCTAACGTACTCttaaatgataaattttttgTCCAGCTTTAATCTTGCAAGAGAAGGACCTCAGGGCAACAATACTCACGTCACAACTGAAGTAAGTATTGTATACTTCCTTACCTTCTTTTGTTTATTGTGCTGTTAGTTTAGGTGGTGTGCATTCAATTAGGTTCTGTTTTGGTTTGAGTGGTTTTAAATGATGAATtgatatttcttcttttttttttgagaaagaataTTTCTTCGTCTTGATCCTTATCTCCGTTCATTTTATAGAAAGTTTTAAGGCACGGCTACACAAAGCCTCTGAGTATGTTCACTCATGTTATTTGCGGTCAAAGATAGATATTTATAGCCGGTGTGTGCTCTACAAGATCATAACCGGACAACAAACTTTTGAGAGGAACATGCCAGCCACTTAACAAATAATTGGGTGAAATTCTTAACGCTTCAGCATGATCGTTAACCCTCTGTTATGCAACAACTACCCAGCTGCTGGAGCAATGAGCAATCCACTTATAGTGTAAAGATTAAAGAAGATTATCAAATAAATGAATAGTAGAGATTGTTCGATAGAGTAAGAAGCAAGAATGTAGCCCCGTAAACATGTGCAGGGGAGGTTTGAAAGGGTTAAGAGTATAACTTTCATGTGTTGCTGTCTTTTAGGTACTATCATGATAATCTCAAAGGATAGAGTCAAGCCATCTCCAACACCTGATAGCTGGAAGCTCAATGAAATCTTTGCCACTGGAATTGTCTTGGGAGGCTACCAAGCCGTTATGAGTGTGATTTTCTTCTGGGTGATTCACAAGACTGACTTCTGCTCAGTATGTGTTAGGGAGATTGTATAGATAAATATATTGTGTAAGAAACTAATACTTACCCTTTTACTTACAGGAAAATTTTggtgtgaggtcaatcagggaAAATAACGATGAACTAATGTCTGTTGTGAACCTAGAAGTTAGTATCATCAGCCAAGCGCTTATATTCGTCACGAGGTCAAGGAGTTGGTCATTCGTTGAACGTCCTGGGGTGCTTCTGATGATTGCATTCGTCATTGCACAACTGGTAATTAATTAAGAACATCATATATTTTCAAAGAATTCAAGAAAAGAAACTCATCTCACTCTTCCTTCCAAACGCAGGTTGCTACTTTGATTGCAGTGTATGCAAACTGGACATTTGCAAAGGTGAAGGGTATAGGTTGGGGATGGGCTGCTGTGATTTGGGTTTACAGTATTTTAACATACATCCCACAAGACATTTTGAAGTTTGCCATTAGATACATCTTGAGTGGAAAGGCTTGGGTCAGCATGTTTGACAAAAGGGACGTACACACAGCTAACTCTCTTTTACATCTTGATGGTAAACATAATACTCATTGCTTCTGCTGTTACTTTGTGAGCAGACCGCTCTGACGGCCAGGAGAGATTACGGTGCTGGAGAAAGACAAGCTGAGTGGGCGAGAGAACAAAGGACGCAGCACGGTCTGCAGACAAGACAAGAGGTCAACGTCTTCCCAGAGAACGGGGGTTACAGAGAGCTGTCTCAGATCGTTGAGCAAGACAAGAAAAGGGCCAAGATAGCTAGGTAAGTGTACTTTGATTAAATCGATTTCAAcggaagaaacaagaatttgctTGATTCTTATTGGTGAATGCTTTGTTTTGACAGGCTTGGGGAGATTCACACATTTAAGGGACATGTTGAATCAGTCGCAAAGCAAAAGGGCTTGGACATTGATACATCAGGACATCACTACACTCTGTAGTTGCCATAACTATTCccaaaaactcttttttttttttaattgttagtCATTGTTCCTAAACTTCTAAAATAGAGCTTTGCATTTGCCTTTGAAGAAACAAGGCTTTTGCGTTAagagtatatttatttttaaattgttcATGCAATTGAATCGGTTTTCCAAAAATTATCAGTTTAATATCAAATACAAAGCTTGGGTTGCCAAAATCATAGAATAAAGGGTAAGCTTTATATATTATAGAGTGAGTTACGTATTCAGAcacttttttctcttttttgtcaTGATAAAACACTTCCTGCTAGAGGCACACTTTCTTTCCTTTCTCCTCTATGTGTTTGTACATAATTACCCTTACGTTCGgttaaaagaaagaagaagcttgGTTTGTGGGGATCAATTTTAACTATAGTAGTTGGGTCACTTTCTTTTATTCGTATTTTATATCTcctcaaaccaaaccaaatgaaaagacatgtttctttctttttttaattattattgtttgttttacctagttttagtttgttttgttcattttaaatttaaggatatatttgaaaattttgtttgatatactaaattatgtttttttattctctATAATTTGATATCCATTTTGATATGTTTTCTTGTTATATttcaaaagatacaaatgaaaAATGTGGACAAAAGAGTTGTGGATAGAAACATTGTAATTGTGTACATCCAACTATTGTGGATGGATATGATCATatgatatgtttttctttttcaaatattaCTTTATCAATCCTTTCTATTTCTTTATGTgattattttaacatattaaagtatataactaaataattttttgatatcATAAATTCTATCTTTTTGttctttacatttttagatccattttagtatatttttgcaatctaaatatgaaaaaatcatATCAACAAAAAATAACCGTGTATATAGAAAAAATGTGGACATGGATACATCTAATGTTTTCAAttgtattttaatgtttgtGTTAGTGGatgagatcttttttttttaaatgattggttctttattttattattgtttatacCACCTAATGTTTTCAATtgattttatttcaaatttttaagagttataaaatgaatatactattacaataatttttatatataattttctatttttgaaatcattttatatatatcatatatgtatatatatcaacgtttacaaaaacaaatatgtcGACATGGTATGTGGATGTGGACGACATGTGTAGATAAAAATTTGTAGACAAAAGTGTTTTCATTACTtgaaagagaaaacaaaggtctGGAGACAATGAGTCAAACCAAAATGTGAGGTACGGATGTGGATGTGTTTATCTAATCTaaatcaagaaaatattttgcacattttaaaaatattgggtGAAAGCGTGAATAACCAAAACGTGAGGGaccacaaattaaaaaaaaaaactgaaaattcacCATTGTTGCTCTCACTCTCTAGCATGACCCAAATCACCAACTAGCAGCAGATCAAACTCGTTGACATCATCAGCTTCATGAACTTCTCCAATTTCAGCCCTACTCTGCGTTTGTCGTCGCACAGGTTCAGTCGTCCTCCGCTGAAGTAGAGAGGTGCCGTCGTCACACATTCAAACGCAActttcttgtcttcttcttccccttGCTCCTCCACATCTCCTTTTCACTGACACAGAACAAGCAATTATGAAATAGTTTTCAGACCAAAACTTCGTGTCTTATGGTACCAAAAAGATCTCGTCCTAACTCATCTTCtacaaatcaaaatcaaaggaaAACATTGAGGATTAAAGACAAACCTGGTGCTAACTTGACGTTTCTATGTCGTAGTGAGCGCAAGGGATCGAGCTCAGAGATAGATTGGAAGGTAGAGTTGGTTTGGTCAAAGAAACAAGCTCTTAAAAATTACTGAGAGAAAGACAtatgaatttatgaggtttgtGATATTATTATtgagaaagtaaaaaaaacaacagagaaaaacaaaattttccagAGAAAGGTTGagttaggaagaagaagagagtttgAAATTAGAATTAGGGGATTTGGAAAAGTAAAAGTAGATTTGAGATTTGAAATCAGAATTGGAAAGAGATATGTAATTAGAGTTGAGAATTTGTGAAAGGGAAAGTAGATCTACGTTTTGAAGGtgagaggagagaggagagaggagagaggagagaggagagaggagaaaATATAATCATGGTTAGTTATTTCTGGTTAGGTTAGTTTGGTCTGATCAAAATTGAGGGTATGAAGGACATTAGACAGACATAATGTGTCTAGCCAGCGGGAAGTGTCTAAAAGTGTAAAACATAAGACGAAAAGTGTcttatagagtaaaaaaatctatattataacACCTGAACATGAAATTTTATATTACatatgtatatgttttcttATCCTATCCACAAGAAAGCACTCAAGCTTAGGCTTTATAATTCACACATGCACTTACATGTTATCTCTTCTCACACTTAGAGCTTGACTGGTTTCCCCGCTACTTTTGCGGTTGGTATCGGTTGgcagcgtttcgaaacaatcatacaaaccgctataaatcgcttcaaaccattctgaacctcttaaaatcaaaaggtGGTTACAGCTAGCGTTTGTGGTTGCGgaaggataattttttttctttttaaaaaaaaaccatataaatacaaaaataaaaatattcaataaattttttaaaatggaattataaaaatactaaaatatatctattatattttaattaatattataaaattttaaaataaaaatattttctaaaattttgaaaatttgaaactataactttctaaatataattttcatatttattataatattatgatttttgatatttttataattatataaaatgtaaatattgttattttatcatttaaccgctgctgtatttggtagttaacaaTCATAAGTATCCCGTAAACGCAACAATTTCTAACCGCAAAACCAGTCATAGAAATCTCTTAAAatcgctagaaaccgcaaccacccgcatccgcaaacgcccgcagccgcaaccgtaaccgctgcgtttgaaccagtcaggccatCACTATAAGACTCAACCgcaaaacaaaaagatatttttttctctaattttgttatgtaaaattaattacttaaaattcattttaacattggttttataatttatcaaaCTCTGTAACTAGACTTATTTTTCTGTAAGTTCTTAGTATGTCTTTCTCCctgtttttaccaaaaaaaagtctTTAGATAAGGAATGTTTATTATCGGAACAATTTTATTGTGTTCTAACCTATACAAACTAAAAATAGGGTTACAAAGGCAGCATATATAGTTTGGTCGCTGCATCTGGGGAGCATATAGCCACATTAATCTTACTAATATGCTGATAAAAATTCCTCTTACCAACTTTACTAACACATAAATCTCTTTTGTAAGCTATACTAATCCAAAACACTATACATATGGCGGAACCATAAACATTTTGTATCGGGTCAGAATTCTTTTTATGAGgtccaaatttattttttatgggatcaaaagatttttttttaaaaaaaaccaaatataaatatttttttaaatagtggGGGTTAGCTAAATCCATCTCCGTATGTTGCCTCCGTCCTTCAAGATAAATTTCTCAACTAAAAGACAAAAATTTACAgtattattgtattttatttccTAAATCTTTTGGCCattgaaatatataattatgttttagCTTCATTTAACTACTCTCGGAGATGGTCTATCCGTAAGCCATACCGCTTTTTAGAGATTAATCTAGAACTTTTTATAAGTATGGGATATCCTCAGAttgatcaaaaacaaaaaaaaaacacgtttgattttctttaatcaacagaaaagtaaacaaaaattagaaGGAGTAGATATAAGAAAAtaggaaagaaagaaaagatacGGTAAAATAAAATGCGTcattttatttacattaataaaataCCTATTACTATGATGTTGTGTATATACTTAAAGTATTAATTacttaaaattcattttaacattggttttataatttatcaaaCTCTGTAATTAGACTTATTTTTCTGTAAGTTCTTAGTATGTATTTCTCCctgtttttaccaaaaaaaaaatctttagatAAGGAATGTTTATTATCGGAACAATTTTATTGTGTTCTAACCTATACAAACTAAAAATAGGGTTACAAAGGCAGCATATATAGTTTGGTCGCTGCATTTCTGGGGAGCATATAGCCACATTAATCTTACTAATATGCTGATAAAAATTCCTCTTACCAACTTTACTAACACATAAATCTCTTCTGTAAGCTATACTCCAAAACACTATACATATGGCGGAACCACAAACATTTTGTATCGGgtcagaattttttttatgaggtccaaatttattttttatgggatcaaaagaattttttttttacaaaaacaaatattttttttttaaatagtggGGGTTAGCTAAACCCATCTCCGTATGTTGCCTCCGCCCTTCAAGATAAATTTCTCAACTAAAAGACAAAAATTTACAgtattattgtattttatttccTAAATCTTTTGGCCattgaaatatataattatgttttagCTTCATTTAACTACTCTCGGAGATGGTCTATCTTTAAGCCATACCTCTTTTTAGAGATTAATCTAGAACTTTTTTATAAGTATGGGATATCCTCAGAttgatcaaaaacaaaaaaaaacacgttTGATTTTCTTTAATCAACAGAAAAGTAAACAAAATTAGAAGGAGTAGATATAAGAAAAtaggaaagaaagaaaagatacGGTAAAATAAAATGCGTcattttatttacattaataagaTACCTATTACTATGATGTTGTGTATATACTTAAagtattaattttaaaagaaataaataagacAGATCTCGGACAATATTATGATTGCACAAGAGATGTTCCATGCACTGCGAACTAAACCATGCGGGAGAAATAAGAGGATGGCCATTAAGACAGATATGAGTAAAGCATACGATAGGATGGAGTGGTCATTCATTGAAACAGTTATGCGCAAGATGAGATTCTCTGAAGTCTGGATCACTTGGATAATGAGGTGCATCACTATGGTTAAATATAAGGTGCTCATGAATGGGCAACCAATGGGAAATATAGTCCCGGAAAGAGGtttacgtcaaggagatcctttgtctcctttcatctttattctatgcacggaagcgctcgttagccttcttaatcatgcAGAGAATCAAGGTATGATAACGGGGATGCGTATTACACGTGCGTGTCCCTCGGTATCTCAcattctctttgctgatgatagccttttcttctgtaaggcggatCCCCATGAATGTGAAGAAGTGATGAAAGTAGTCAGCAAATATGGGAAAGCATCAGGACAGTGTATCAATTTTGACAAATCCTCtttactctttggtaagaggATAGGTGTAAATCTCAGACAGCAAATCAAGGATAAACTAGGGATA is part of the Brassica rapa cultivar Chiifu-401-42 chromosome A09, CAAS_Brap_v3.01, whole genome shotgun sequence genome and harbors:
- the LOC108870356 gene encoding ATPase 1, plasma membrane-type isoform X1 — protein: MIISKDRVKPSPTPDSWKLNEIFATGIVLGGYQAVMSVIFFWVIHKTDFCSENFGVRSIRENNDELMSVVNLEVSIISQALIFVTRSRSWSFVERPGVLLMIAFVIAQLVATLIAVYANWTFAKVKGIGWGWAAVIWVYSILTYIPQDILKFAIRYILSGKAWVSMFDKRTALTARRDYGAGERQAEWAREQRTQHGLQTRQEVNVFPENGGYRELSQIVEQDKKRAKIARLGEIHTFKGHVESVAKQKGLDIDTSGHHYTL
- the LOC108870356 gene encoding ATPase 1, plasma membrane-type isoform X2, giving the protein MIISKDRVKPSPTPDSWKLNEIFATGIVLGGYQAVMSVIFFWENFGVRSIRENNDELMSVVNLEVSIISQALIFVTRSRSWSFVERPGVLLMIAFVIAQLVATLIAVYANWTFAKVKGIGWGWAAVIWVYSILTYIPQDILKFAIRYILSGKAWVSMFDKRTALTARRDYGAGERQAEWAREQRTQHGLQTRQEVNVFPENGGYRELSQIVEQDKKRAKIARLGEIHTFKGHVESVAKQKGLDIDTSGHHYTL